One window of Anaerolineales bacterium genomic DNA carries:
- the rpmG gene encoding 50S ribosomal protein L33 produces MAKKDTRPVTTLACTDCQERNYTTEKNRRNDPGRIEFKKYCPRCRKHTLHRETK; encoded by the coding sequence GGCGAAGAAGGACACCCGACCTGTGACGACCTTGGCCTGCACCGATTGCCAGGAGCGCAACTACACGACCGAGAAGAACCGGCGGAACGACCCGGGACGAATCGAGTTCAAGAAGTACTGCCCGCGCTGCCGCAAGCATACGCTGCATCGCGAGACGAAGTAG